One part of the Dasypus novemcinctus isolate mDasNov1 chromosome 27, mDasNov1.1.hap2, whole genome shotgun sequence genome encodes these proteins:
- the SRPRA gene encoding signal recognition particle receptor subunit alpha, producing MLDFFTIFSKGGLVLWCFQGVSDSCTGPVNALIRSVLLQERGGNNSFTHEALTLKYKLDNQFELVFVVGFQKILTLTYVDKLIDDVHRLFRDKYRTEIQQQSALSLLNGTFDFQNDFLRLLREAEESSKVRAPTTMKKFEDSEKAKKPARSMIETRGEKPKEKAKNSKKNKGAKKEGSDSPSTTNKAVPTEKSGLPVGPENGVELTKEELIRRKREEFIQKHGRGMDKSSKSLKSDAPKEKGKKAPRVWALGGCANKEVLDYSTPTTNGTPEVALPEDINLIRGTGPGGQLQDLDCSSSDDEGAPQNPTKPSAAKGTLGGMFGMLKGLVGSKSLSREDMESVLDKMRDHLIAKNVAADIAVQLCESVANKLEGKVMGTFSTVTSTVKQALQESLVQILQPQRRVDMLRDIMDAQRRQRPYVVTFCGVNGVGKSTNLAKISFWLLENGFSVLIAACDTFRAGAVEQLRTHTRRLSTLHPPENHGGRTMVQLFEKGYGKDAAGIAMEAIAFARNQGFDVVLVDTAGRMQDNAPLMTALAKLITVNTPDLVLFVGEALVGNEAVDQLVKFNRALADHSMAQTPRLIDGIVLTKFDTIDDKVGAAISMTYITSKPIVFVGTGQTYCDLRSLNAKAVVAALMKA from the exons ATGCTCGACTTCTTCACGATTTTCTCCAAGGGCGGGCTTGTGCTCTGGTGTTTCCAGGGCGTGAGCGACTCATGCACCGGACCCGTCAACGCGCTGATTCGTTCTGTGCTGCTGCAG GAGCGGGGAGGTAACAACTCCTTCACCCATGAGGCACTCACACTCAAGTATAAACTGGACAATCAATTTGAGCTGGTGTTTGTG GTTGGTTTTCAAAAGATCCTAACACTGACGTATGTAGACAAATTGATAGATGACGTGCATCGACTGTTTCGGGACAAGTACCGCACAGAGATCCAACAGCAGAGTGCTTTAAGTCTATTGAACGGCACCTTTGATTTCCAAAATGACTTCTTACGGCTTCTGCG tGAAGCTGAAGAGAGCAGTAAGGTCCGTGCTCCCACTACCATGAAGAAATTTGAAGATTCTGAAAAGGCCAAGAAACCTGCAAGGTCTATGATTGAGACACGGGGGGAAAAGCCCaaggaaaaagcaaagaacagcaaaaaaaacaAGGGGGCCAAGAAAGAAG GTTCTGATAGCCCTTCAACTACCAACAAGGCAGTTCCTACAGAAAAGTCAGGTCTCCCGGTAGGGCCTGAGAATGGGGTAGAACTTACCAAAGAGGAACTAATTCGCCGGAAGCGAGAAGAGTTCATTCAGAAGCACGGGAGGGGTATGGACAAGTCCAG CAAGTCCCTGAAGTCAGATGCTCCAAAGGAGAAGGGTAAAAAGGCACCCCGTGTGTGGGCCCTGGGCGGCTGTGCTAACAAGGAAGTCTTGGATTACAGTACTCCCACCACCAATGGAACTCCTGAGGTTGCCCTGCCTGAGGACATCAATTTG ATTCGAGGAACTGGGCCTGGGGGGCAGCTTCAGGATCTGGACTGCAGCAGCTCAGATGATGAAGGGGCTCCTCAAAACCCCACCAAACCTAG TGCTGCAAAGGGGACTCTGGGTGGCATGTTTGGGATGCTGAAGGGCCTCGTGGGCTCCAAGAGCTTGAGTCGTGAAGACATGGAGTCTGTGCTGGACAAGATGCGTGATCACCTCATTG CTAAGAATGTGGCTGCAGACATTGCGGTCCAGCTCTGTGAATCTGTTGCCAACAAGTTGGAAGGGAAGGTGATGGGGACATTCAGCA cgGTGACTTCCACAGTGAAGCAAGCTCTCCAAGAGTCTCTAGTGCAGATTCTGCAGCCCCAGCGCCGTGTGGACATGCTCCGGGATATCATGGATGCCCAGCGTCGCCAGCGCCCTTATGTAGTCACCTTCTGTGGGGTGAATGGAGTGGGGAAGTCCACTAATCTTGCCAAG ATTTCCTTCTGGCTGTTAGAGAATGGCTTCAGCGTCCTCATTGCTGCCTGCGACACGTTCCGCGCTGGGGCCGTGGAACAGCTGCGCACACACACCCGGCGTCTGAGTACCCTGCACCCCCCTGAGAATCACGGGGGCCGTACTATGGTGCAGTTGTTTGAAAAGGGCTATGGCAAGGATGCAGCCGGCATTGCCATGGAAGCGATTGCCTTTG CACGCAACCAAGGCTTTGATGTGGTACTGGTGGACACAGCTGGCCGCATGCAAGACAACGCCCCCCTGATGACTGCCCTGGCCAAACTCATTACTGTCAATACGCCTGACTTGGTGCTGTTTGTGGGGGAGGCCTTAGTAGGCAACGAGGCCGTGGATCAGCTG GTCAAGTTCAATAGAGCCTTGGCTGACCATTCTATGGCTCAAACACCTCGGCTCATCGATGGCATTGTTCTCACTAAATTTGATACCATTGATGACAAG GTGGGAGCTGCTATATCCATGACGTACATCACAAGCAAACCTATCGTCTTTGTGGGCACTGGCCAGACCTACTGTGACCTACGCAGTCTCAACGCCAAGGCTGTGGTGGCTGCCCTCATGAAGGCTTAA
- the FOXRED1 gene encoding FAD-dependent oxidoreductase domain-containing protein 1 isoform X11, with protein MLWSALRLSCGRGSLARGLGTRGGGFTRGWDGKVSEIKKKIRSFLPGGALDPLFNTSHLPPEQADVVIVGGGVLGLSVAYWLKRLEKRQGAIRVLVVERDHTYSQASTGLSVGGIRQQFSLPENIQLSLFSVNFLRNINRGFPLHTGVPGGERCSPSGPPVQPLRLPVAGFRKRCCGHGEQRENAEADPHISLRQEGAKVCLMSPEQLRNKFPWINTEGVALASYGLEDEGWFDPWCLLQGLRQKVRSMGVLFCQGEVTRECEALCPWSVFLFQPGQGADLECILLSHSVNSAWGEKAFSPRSMSGHPASFLPPSGPPPQFLFCPKRSKIIPLTPSVWCLWEAPILPAVPMNPPHLPLPGRRAYFFPLLTGFVSSSTFLTHVDGCSKLV; from the exons ATGCTGTGGAGTGCGCTGCGTCTCAGCTGCGGCCGGGGCTCCTTGGCCCGGGGGCTGGGCACGCGCGGAGGAGGCTTTACTCGGG GTTGGGATGGAAAGGTGTCTGAGATCAAGAAGAAGATCCGGTCGTTCCTACCTGGAGGGGCCTTGGACCCACTGTTTAACACCAGTCACTTGCCCCCTGAACAGGCAGATGTGGTGATTGTGGGAGGTGGGGTGCTTGGCCTGTCCGTGGCCTATTGGCTGAAGAGATTGGAGAAGCGACAAGGTGCCATTCGGGTGCTGGTGGTGGAACGGGACCACACG TATTCGCAAGCCTCCACAGGACTTTCCGTGGGTGGGATTCGCCAGCAGTTCTCCTTGCCTGAGAACATCCAGCTCTCCCTCTTTTCAGTCAACTTTCTACGGAACATCAAT AGGGGCTTTCCTCTGCACACAGGAGTACCTGGCGGTGAGCGATGCTCCCCCTCTGGACCTCCAGTTCAACCCCTCAGGTTACCTGTTGCTGGCTTCCGAAAACGATGCTGCGGTCATGGAGAGCAACGTGAAAATGCAGAG GCAGACCCACACATTTCTCTCAGGCAGGAAGGAGCCAAAGTTTGTCTGATGTCTCCTGAGCAGCTTCGGAACAAGTTTCCCTGGATAAACACGGAGGGAGTGGCTTTGGCATCTTACG GGCTGGAGGACGAAGGCTGGTTTGACCCCTGGTGTCTGCTCCAGGGGCTCCGGCAAAAGGTCCGGTCCATGGGAGTCCTCTTCTGTCAGGGAGAGGTGACACGTGAGTGTGAGGCCCTGTGCCCGTGGTCTGTTTTCCTCTTCCAGCCAGGCCAGGGCGCAGACCTCGAGTGCATCTTACTTTCTCACAGCGTGAATAGCGCTTGGGGTGAGAAGGCATTCTCCCCGAGGAGCATGTCTGGCCATCCTGCCAGCTTCCTTCCTCCCTCGGGACCTCCTCCTCAGTTTCTCTTCTGTCCCAAGAGATCCAAGATCATCCCACTTACCCCGTCTGTCTGGTGTCTGTGGGAAGCTCCCATCCTTCCAGCTGTGCCTATGAATCCTCCTCATCTTCCTCTTCCAGGCCGCAgggcttatttttttcctcttcttacaGGTTTCGTCTCTTCATCTAC
- the FOXRED1 gene encoding FAD-dependent oxidoreductase domain-containing protein 1 isoform X9 codes for MLWSALRLSCGRGSLARGLGTRGGGFTRGWDGKVSEIKKKIRSFLPGGALDPLFNTSHLPPEQADVVIVGGGVLGLSVAYWLKRLEKRQGAIRVLVVERDHTYSQASTGLSVGGIRQQFSLPENIQLSLFSVNFLRNINRGFPLHTGVPGGERCSPSGPPVQPLRLPVAGFRKRCCGHGEQRENAEADPHISLRQEGAKVCLMSPEQLRNKFPWINTEGVALASYGLEDEGWFDPWCLLQGLRQKVRSMGVLFCQGEVTRECEALCPWSVFLFQPGQGADLECILLSHSVNSAWGEKAFSPRSMSGHPASFLPPSGPPPQFLFCPKRSKIIPLTPSVWCLWEAPILPAVPMNPPHLPLPGRRAYFFPLLTGFVSSSTCMTNTSGEEVSLKRIYEVHVKMDHSLEYQPVECAIVINAAGAWSGQVAELAGIGHGPPDTLQGTRLPVEPRKRDPAWRLHSWWTPAAPISAGRG; via the exons ATGCTGTGGAGTGCGCTGCGTCTCAGCTGCGGCCGGGGCTCCTTGGCCCGGGGGCTGGGCACGCGCGGAGGAGGCTTTACTCGGG GTTGGGATGGAAAGGTGTCTGAGATCAAGAAGAAGATCCGGTCGTTCCTACCTGGAGGGGCCTTGGACCCACTGTTTAACACCAGTCACTTGCCCCCTGAACAGGCAGATGTGGTGATTGTGGGAGGTGGGGTGCTTGGCCTGTCCGTGGCCTATTGGCTGAAGAGATTGGAGAAGCGACAAGGTGCCATTCGGGTGCTGGTGGTGGAACGGGACCACACG TATTCGCAAGCCTCCACAGGACTTTCCGTGGGTGGGATTCGCCAGCAGTTCTCCTTGCCTGAGAACATCCAGCTCTCCCTCTTTTCAGTCAACTTTCTACGGAACATCAAT AGGGGCTTTCCTCTGCACACAGGAGTACCTGGCGGTGAGCGATGCTCCCCCTCTGGACCTCCAGTTCAACCCCTCAGGTTACCTGTTGCTGGCTTCCGAAAACGATGCTGCGGTCATGGAGAGCAACGTGAAAATGCAGAG GCAGACCCACACATTTCTCTCAGGCAGGAAGGAGCCAAAGTTTGTCTGATGTCTCCTGAGCAGCTTCGGAACAAGTTTCCCTGGATAAACACGGAGGGAGTGGCTTTGGCATCTTACG GGCTGGAGGACGAAGGCTGGTTTGACCCCTGGTGTCTGCTCCAGGGGCTCCGGCAAAAGGTCCGGTCCATGGGAGTCCTCTTCTGTCAGGGAGAGGTGACACGTGAGTGTGAGGCCCTGTGCCCGTGGTCTGTTTTCCTCTTCCAGCCAGGCCAGGGCGCAGACCTCGAGTGCATCTTACTTTCTCACAGCGTGAATAGCGCTTGGGGTGAGAAGGCATTCTCCCCGAGGAGCATGTCTGGCCATCCTGCCAGCTTCCTTCCTCCCTCGGGACCTCCTCCTCAGTTTCTCTTCTGTCCCAAGAGATCCAAGATCATCCCACTTACCCCGTCTGTCTGGTGTCTGTGGGAAGCTCCCATCCTTCCAGCTGTGCCTATGAATCCTCCTCATCTTCCTCTTCCAGGCCGCAgggcttatttttttcctcttcttacaGGTTTCGTCTCTTCATCTACCTGCATGACAAACACAAGTGGGGAAGAGGTGTCATTAAAAAGGATTTATGAAGTCCAT GTCAAGATGGACCACAGCCTGGAGTACCAACCAGTAGAGTGTGCCATCGTGATCAACGCGGCAGGAGCCTGGTCGGGGCAGGTTGCAGAGCTCGCTGGTATTGGGCACGGCCCCCCTGACACCCTCCAGGGCACCAG